The nucleotide sequence ATGAATATTATCATATACACAACCGAGCATTGTGCTTCATGTAATGACATACTCTGATCTTTTCAAGAAAAGGAACTGCCATAACGCCAATAGGACGTAGGAATCAATAAAAACAATTTAAAAATATGCTGCAGCTTGGCGGAATCGCGACTATCAGTATCTTTGAAGCGCTGCATCCCGGGGACTTATACTACTATGAGTTTGCATTAGCGGACATCGTCGAGGGCGATTGGGGAGCGCTAAGGTTTGTTCACTGTTCTCGAATTAAGTGTATACATTACAAATAGTCGCATACAATACATAGTGTACATTCTGTACATAAACAACTACAATGGAGGTGAGGAGGGATGAACATGCAAACAGTTCTGAATGCAACAGATGTCCGAGCTAATTTTGGCGGGTTCATTGACACGATTGTGCGCGAGAAGCCTCAAGCTGTTAAGCGGAATAGAGATGTCATTATGGCAGTCTCTAAACAACAAATGAAGGAATTACTTTCCGTCTATGAACTAACAATGGAGTACGAACAAGATGAAGACGGCAGGTATGCTGGTTCGATTGAGCAGATTGAAGACATCGTTGCAGATGGTGAGTCAATCGAGGAGCTTAGAAGCGAATTAGCAAGACTCTTAGTTGATTATGCGCAAGACTATGAGGATAACTATGCACAATTTTACAATACTCCGAACAGGCACAAACACGCTTATTATGTATTACGTGTGTTATTAGAAGACGATGTGGCATCTGTTGCGAGGATGTTCCATGCCTAGTTGGAGCGATCTTGAGAACTTTTTGAGACGCGACGGTTGGGTTATGGTGAGACAGACGGGGCGAGATAAAATCTATCAAAAAACCTTACCTAATGGAGAGATATTACGATCAGCAGTATCCAAAGGTACAGGGGAAATCGGTAAAGGATTGTTTACTCGAATTCTGAAACAACAGTTACTTGTAGATAGAGAATATTTCAATTCGAAGAAATAAGAATTTGAGGTAATTTGCTTCCGCTACACCCGTAAAAGCTTGTGTGTGTGTTGTCTTCGGACAGGGGGTTCGACTCCCCTCGCACCACAAAATAATCTCGCGCAAGCATAAACCACGCTTGTTTGCATCGCCGTCCACTCGTTGCCAGTTTTTGCTGCTCGAAGTGCCACTGGGGCGATTCTTCGGTTTGCCACGGGAAATGAATAATCCTTTCAAAATGCCCAAGCAAATCATCTCCATAAAATGTGCAAGAAACAGTGACATCTCAAAATACATCTTGTTGCGTCTCGACAGCGTGTACAGGCTGTTACAATATTCGATCTCCGCTTCGAGTGTATCTATACGTTCTTGATCTGTGCATAGTAGCGTCTCGACGGAAGCTTGAAACGAGTCATCGAAGAGGCATGAGTTCTAATTTTAAATTTCCCCTAAAGCGAAATTTCTCTTTATGGAAATTTCACTTGAAGGAAAGTTGCGGCTGTGTTATATTCTCCTCAGAAGGATCAAAAGAAGAGGAGGTGTTCCATGGATATAGCAAAGATAACCACGAAACCAAAATCCATCCTTGTAATCAACGCAGCCAGATTGTCGATTGCCTCAGGGGTGCTTTTTGTTATCCTGTTGGGCAGTCTTCATTTGCTAGAACCAGAATATGACCCAACTTGGAGCTTTATCAGTGAATATGCACTAGGAGATTTCGGTTGGATGATGCAGCTAGCTTTTTTATTGATGGCAACCAGTTTGGTTAGTTGCGTTGTTTCTGTTTTCTCGCAGCTTCGGTCTATTTTGGGATACATCGGTCTTGCTGTGCTACTCATCAGTGCCGTAGGGTTATTCATCTCAGCGATGTTTAATACGGATCCGATCACATTCAGTCAAGATGAGTATACTTTTAGTGGTAAAATGCACGTATTGGGTGCTTCGCTCGAATATACCCCAATAGCAGCATTGTTAATCAGTATCGCTCTTGCCCGGATCGAAGCTTGGCGAATCATTCGCACCAGATTGATGATTACATCAGCTATTATGCTTCTTCTTTTGATCGCATTTATACTTTTTCTGCCGTTTGATGGAAAGTTCGGTCCTGGTGTATATACAGGTCTTGTAGGACGATTTATGATTGTATCTTATGTCCCTTGGCTCATTACGATCGGGTACTATATTCTCAATAAGCGCTAGATTCGACTCGATCTATTTAATTTGATACAGGAGGGATAGTATGAATACGGCAACGATGAGTGCTCTCGCAGAACCCAATCGCGTCAACATCGTTGAATTATTGCGTGACGCAGGTGCACTGACCTTAGGTGAAATCGCCCAAAGGCTGGGTCTCAGGCTGCCTCAATCTTCCAAGCACCTGCGCGTTCTTACAGATGCCGGTTTAGTTAATGTAAAGGCTGACGCGAATCGTCGTATCTTCTCGTTATGTCCTGATCCATTCGTAGAATTGGACAGTTGGCTGGAGTCCTTCATCAAGATTAAGGAAGAACAGTATGACCGTTTTGATGAACTGCTAAAAAAAGTCCAAGAAAAAGAGTAAAGGAGCAACTCATTATGCCAAAAACTGATATTATCGCTGAAAAAGGGAAACAGGAAATCATCATTACTCGAATCTTCAATGCCCCGCGCGAGCTTGTATTCAGAACGTACACGGATCCAGTTACGGTACCTGAATGGTGGGGGCCGAGACAAATGACAATAGTGGTTGACAAGATGGAGGTGAAAAAGGGGGGCATTTGGAGATATGTCCATCGGACGCCTGACGGACAAGAGTACGCGCACAACGGAGTTTACCATGAAATTGGTTCACCTGAACGGATTATCAACACCTATGAATTCGAAGGTTTCCCAGGTGTGGTCGGGCTTGTAACGACTACATTCGAGGAACAACCGGGAGGCAAGACGAAGTTTACGGAAACGACACTGTATCCGTCTGCCGAAGTTGCCGAAGCAGTGCTACAATCGGGCATGTCAGATGGTGCGATCGAGCTCCTGGATCGTCTTGAAGAACTACTTGCGAAGCTTCAGGCCTAAACAGAGGAATACTGGATCTTGAATCGGGTCAATAACCAAACGACGAATATAATGAGAGAGGTGTCAATTTAAAATGGAAACGAATCAACCGACGAAAGTAACCGTGCAAGCCGTCATTCAAGCCCCTGTCGAGAAAGTATGGCGATATTGGACCGAGCCGGATCACATTACGAAGTGGAATCAAGCGTCCGAGGACTGGCATGCGCCGAGAGCCGAAAACGATCTGCGGGTCGGCGGCAAGTTTCTGACACGGATGGAAGCGAAGGATGGTAGCATGGGCTTTGATTTTGGCGGCGTCTACGATGTCGTTAATCGGCATGAGGCGATCGGCTACACCATAGACGACGGAAGAAGAGTGGATATTGCTTTAGTCGATCAAGGGAATGAGACGAAGGTCATTGAAACGTTCGACGCGGAAAGCTCCAATCCCATCGGGTTACAGCAAGCAGGCTGGCAAGCAATCATGGACAATTTCAAAGCCTATACCGAACAAAACTAATCATCGCGAAGAAGACGCCGGAGAGGATGCCCGGCGTCTTTCTACGTTTTTTACAGGCAGGTTGAAGCTCGTGAACGCGGACGTTAATGCCTTATTTGCTATTTTTGATCTTAAGAAATACACTACATTGTAGAATAGGACTATATACGTTTAGGGATAATGATTCGGACAGTGGACATGAGGTGGATCGGTTGACGAATGTGGTATCGTTTAGCATTATTGGGGGGTCCGGGTTTAGGGCTCAATATTTCTTAAGAGTCGCACAGGCACTTCCAGACAAATTCCGGGTGAGTGGAATGGTCGTCAGGGATGCTGGCAAAGGCCAGGAAATGGAACAGAAGTGGAATATTGCAACCTATCGATCTTTAGAGGAATTACTACAGAAAGAGAAGCCCGATTTTGTAGTTATCTCGACGAATCATTCATCTATTGAATATTTATTGCAATTAACGGAGCTTGGTATTCCGGCATTGGTGGAAACTCCTCCTGCTCCAGATCTTGACGGCTTGTTATTGCTTCATGAGAGGCTTACAAAGATCGGAGCTAAAGTGCAGGTTGCTGAGCAATACCATCTGCATCCTATGAATGTGGCACGGCAAAATGTGATTCAGTCAGGGCGACTAGGCCCTATTACGCAAGCTACTGTCTCGATATCACAAACCTATCATGGCGTTAGTTTAATCAGAAAGATGCTTGGGATTGGATTTGAGGATGCTGTAATTAGAGCGATGAAATTTAATTCCCCTATCGTTGCTGGTCCTGATCGCAGCGGCCCGCCCAAAGAAGAGGCCATCATTATGTCTGAACGAGAGCTCGCATGGATCGATTTCGGAGGGAAATTAGGAATTTATGATTTCACGGTCAACCAGCATCGATCATGGATTCGTTCCTCTCATCTTAATGTCAGAGGAGAACGTGGCGAACTATTCGATCATCGCTTGGAAGTGCTGTCAGACTTCAAGACACCGCTCCATTTGGAATTGAAACGCATTAATAAAGGAGAAGAGGAGTATGTTGGCGGTTACTACCTTGAGGGCATCATAGCTGGTGAACAGTGGGTTTACCGCAACCCCTTCATTCCTGCTAGATTATACGATGATGAAATCGCGGTCGCCAGTTGCTTGATGAAAATGGCCGAATTTGTTGCAGGCGGACCTAGTTTCTACAGTCTACCTGAGGCATCGCAAGATCACTATTTGGGCATGATGATTGCTCAAGCGATTAAATCGGGCGATACAGTAAGAACCGTTCGTCAGCCTTGGGCAGATCATAATAATTAGCAGAAAAAAGCCGGTGAATTTAATGGATATTATCGTATATACAACCGAGCATTGTGTTTCATGTAATGCAATCCTCAAATATCTTCAAGCGAAGGAACTTTCTTACCGCCAATTGGACGTAGGAATCAATAAAGAAAATTTTAATGAAATGCTACAGCTTGGCGGAATCGCGACTCCCTTCATTATCATTGGAACGCAAAAGCTCCACACCTTCGACAGGAACAAAATAGAGGAGGTGCTAAGAAATGAGCATGGATAAGCTATGGTACTTATCAAAAATCAGTATCTTTGAAGCGTTGCCTCCAGAGGACTTAGAAGAAATTGACCGCATGGCGCCAATGACGCATTTCAATGCTTTACCGAAAGGGAAGATGGTGCAGACACCTGGTGAAGAAAGGGAAGGTCTTTTTTTTGTTAAGAAAGGGAAACTGCGGTTATACAAAATCAATCCAGAAGGCAAGCAGTTTACCGTAGGTATATTAGGGAGAGGCAATATGTTTGGTGAGATTGATTCTTTCTCACTTGGAACTCAAGGCATATATATTGAAACTATGGAGGAAACGCTTATTTGCTCCGTATTGAAGGAGCATTTCGAGAAGTTTTTGAGCAATCGCCCCTTGCTTGCCATGAGGTTTCTAAAGGAATTGAGTAATCGATTAAAGGACCGGGACGAGCTTCTTGAGAAGCTGGCTTTAGGTGATCTTAGGGAAAAGTTGCTGTATCTCGTCGTGAAGCTTTCAGACGAATTTGGTGTGGAGGAGGGTGCCTATCGTAAAATTGATCTTCCTTTAACTCATCAGGAACTGGCTAATATGATCGGCGCAACCCGGGAATCCGTTACACTTGTTCTACACGAGCTGTCAGATGAAGGCTTCGTCCAAACAAGCAGGATGTCGATTATGGTTAATGTGACAAAAGTGGATGAGCTTGTGCGCTCAAATGAAATCAAATAGATAACGAAAAACCCCGACCAATTATAGTCGGGGTTTTTGACCGTTTACAAAGTAATAATTTGCCATCCGCCAGAAACTAACGTTGCAATGTTCGTATGTCCTTCTGTATCGATTTCTTTCGAGAAGGAGACATTAGCTTGGTTAATGTTTTCGGTTTCGTTAAAGGAACTTGCACAGTGACCACAAGCTTCAATGACACCAAGTTTTTTGACGGCGTTAAACAGTGGATTAACCATGTGACTTGGATCTTCCAATCTGTTAATCCACTGTACACCTTGTCCGTCAAAAATCAATTTGACTTCATGACCTGCTTCGTGCAGCTCTTGTGTATAAACCAAGGAATGGATCGCTCTTCCTATTTCATTCTCTGTTGCATGTAGAAAAATAGCTACTTTACTCATTTTATTTCCTCCTTGTTTTTAATTCATTATCACCAGATTTTTAGGAGACCATTCATGAAATGATTCCTTCAATCTAGCTTCATTAATATAGTACCGCTAAGGAGAAATGAGTTCTGTAAGGTAGATTACAGTGTTCGTAAATCCACAACCGCAAGAGGATGTACTTTTTTGCTGTATTTGGGGAATTACTGAGATGGGATGTAATCAGGAGCTGCCGTGATTAAAACTGCTTACACTTATGCTATAATTTAATATTGAGTATCGTTTCTTTCAGAAAAATCATATTTGCTATATAAATTAACTAGACAAAGGGTGCATCGACCAACCATGAACGATTATCAGGCTTCCATGCACCACAAGCTGATTATTATCGGTGCAGGCGCATCAGGACTCATGGCCGCCATAACTGCACGGGACTTGGGTATCGATACCGCCATACTGGAGGGAAACGACCGGATTGGAAAGAAGATCTCCATGACAGGCGACGGCCGCTGCAATATTACTAACGAATCCACTATGACGGGCACGGACGAAGAAGCGGTGGCTTTATCGCGCATGTATCACTGCAGTCAAGCTGAATTTCCGTTGCCTGTGCTGCAGCAATTCGGCATCCGTCAAACGATTGATTTCTTCAATGTGCTCGGACTTCCACTTACAAGATTGAAAGAGGGCTTCATGTATCCGATGTCGCTGCAGGCTTCATCCGTATTGGATATTTTTGAGCTTGCTCTAGAGGAACGAAACGTTCCAGTATACCTCAATAACAAAGTGTTGGATGTTACCGTATCGTTAGATCATCCGCGATTCAAAATTACATGCCTAACCGAGACGGAGGAGCAAGTTGTCTATACTAGCGAATACCTGTTTCTATGTACGGGTGGCCTTACCGGCCAGAATGCGGGAACAGATGGGTCCGGGTATGCGCTTGCCCAACGTATGGGGCACACATTGATCAAGCCTGTGCCGGCCATCGTGCAATTGAAGGTGCAATATCCGCATCTGAAGGCACTATCCGGCATCAAACTCCAGGGACGAGCCCACATCCTCGTGAACGGCGAAGTCGTCTGCAGCGAAACCGGCGAAATTCATTTCGCCGATTACGGTCTCTCCGGCCCGCCGATTCTCCAGCTCGGACGGGAGGCAGCCATTCATCTGGCGAGAGGGGATTCAGTGACAGTATCCGTAGATTTGATGCCGGGTCGCACGGAAGAGGAAGTTATCGAATTTCTGGAGATGAACTGGGGAACGTTCGGAAACCGGACGGTCGCGGAATCCTTCATCGGGTTTTTACACAAGAAGCTGATCCCCGTTCTGCTGAAGGAAGCGAAAATCGATCAAGAGCCGAACCTGCTCTGCCGGGATCTCTCGTGGAAAACCAAAGGGATCTTTTATAAGATATTGAAACGTTGGGACTTTAAAGTGACCGATACCCATAGCTTCGAAAAGGCGCAAGCTACAGCCGGGGGCATCGCTACGAAAGAACTCGCTCCGGACACGTTGGAATCCAAGCTCGTGCCTGGGCTTTATTTGGCCGGCGAGGTGATGGATGTCGACGGCGACTTCGGTGGCTACAACCTGCAATGGGCTTGGAGCTCCGGCTATGCGTCCGCGATGGCGCTTGGGAAACACATTTTCAGATGAAACTATTGGAAAAGGGAATGGATCCACCACTTATGTATGAATCTCAATCTTCAAAGCACCACAAGCTGTTCATTATCGGTGCAGGCGCTTCAGGTCTTATGGCCGCCGTTACTGCGCGAAACTTGGGGGTCGATACCGCGATCATTGAAAGCAACGACCGGGTCGGAAAAAAGGTGCTAACGACAGGCAATGGGCGTTGCAACATTACGAACCAATCGACGGCGATGGGTACGGACGAAGCGGTCGCTTTATCGACCAAATATCACAGCAATCAAGCGGGATTTCCGCTGCCTGTGCTGCAGCAATTCGGCGTCCGGCAAACCGTCGATTTTTTCAACACACTCGGCCTTCCGCTGATCGCCATCGAGAATGGTCGGATGTATCCGATGTCGCTGCAGGCTTCATCGGTGTTGGATATTTTCCGGATTGCATTGGAAGATCGGAATGTTCCGATATACTTCAAGACCAAAGTACTGGACGTTACCGTGTCAAGGGAACATCCGCGATTCACGATTCTGTGCCAGACGGAGACAGAGGAGAAGGTCGTGTATACTAGCGATTATCTCTTCCTCTGTACGGGCGGTCTTACCGCTCCAAAAACAGGGACAGATGGATCCGGTTACACGCTTGTCCAGCGACTGGGACACACCTTGATTGATCCTGTGCCCGGGATCGTGCAATTGAAGCTGGAATATCCCTATCTAAAGGAGCTGTCCGGCGTCAAATTTGAGGGGCTTGGCCACATCATTGTAAATGGAGAAGTCATCCGCAGCGAATATGGAGAAATTCTATTTACGGACTACGGCGCCTCCGGTCCACCGATTCTCCAGTTAAGCCGGAAGGCTGCGTATCAACTCGGAAGAGGAGAAGCGGTGACCTTATCGCTTGATTTGATGCCGGAGCGCACGGAGGAAGAAGTCGTCGATTTTCTGGAAACGCATTGGGGAACGTTCGGACACCGGACGGTTGCGGCTTCCCTGATCGGCATTTTAAACAAGAAGCTAATCCCCGTCCTGCTGAAAGAGGTGGGAATCGATCAAGAGGCGAACCTCCTTTGTCAGGATCTATCGTGGAAAACGAAGAAAATCTTTTATCGACTCATGAAGCATTGGGAATTTATCGTGACCGATACCAATGGTTTTACGAATGCTCAAACGACGGCCGGTGGCATCGACACGACGGAACTGATCGAAGGGACGCTGGAATCTAAGTTGGTTCCTGGGCTTTATTTGGCTGGTGAGGTAATGGATGTGGATGGGGATTGCGGCGGTTATAACTTACAATGGGCCTGGAGCTCTGGCTTTGCCGCTGCGATGGCGCTTGCTGATCACCTTAACGGCAAGGATTGATAATTGACTGAAGCAATAGGATAACGGGTACATTGTTCGGAAACGGTTGCTTCGGCAACCGTTTTTTATTTACTCAGCTAACAGGCAGGATAGTTAAAAGAGTGGAATCTGTGTAAGAGCAAACGCTATTGACAAACCAACTACTACGTGTTACTTTATAGCTGTAGTAAGTATCACTTCATACCAGTGATACAGAATAGCAGGGAGTGATTGTGTTGGAAAACCTAACGGAAATGCTTAAAGGGGTGCTTGAGGGCTGTGTCCTTGAAATTATTAGCCACGAAGAAACCTATGGCTACGAAATCACAAGGCGGCTGAACGCCCTCGGTTTCACAGATGTTGTAGAGGGGACGGTGTACACGATCCTAATCCGGCTTGAAAAAAACAAGTATGTGGAGATCACCAAGAAGCCCTCCGACATGGGACCGCCACGCAAGTTTTTCGTGCTCAACGACTCGGGGCGCAAGGAACTACGGAAGTTCTGGGAAAAATGGGGATTCGTATCGTCAAAACTTAACGAGCTAAAGGAGTGGAAACAATGAATTTCTGGGAAAAAATCACCGGGAGTGACCTGACTAAACAATTGAAAACTTTTGAATCGCGAGCCAAAAAGCTGCCGGCTGATTATCAAGCAGCATGGGAAAAAATTAATGCCAATCTTTGGTCGCACTCAGATTTCACCGGTCGCAACCTCATGCCAATTCTTGACGGTGTGCTTGGCCTGCTCGAAGAAACGGCGGCGGATGGTCAGAGTGTTCAAGAGGTTTTGGGTGACGATATCAAAGGCTTTTGTTTAGCGCTGGCCGGCGCTGAAGGGGCAAAGTCGTTTCGCGACAAGTGGCGCGAGCAACTCAACAATAATATCGCTAAAAAATTAGGTAAGTAGGAGGGTATTATGAGAATAAATGATATCATCAAAGGCAAAAAAGAGTGGCGAGCACACACGGCGCGTGTCAAAGCGCTCCCGCAAGATTATCAGATCGTTTATAAGGAGATTCAAAAATATCTTTTTAAGGTCGGTCCTGTCGAACTAACCGAAGGGACGGGTTTGCTCTCGGGCATTATCGATCTTTTTGAAGAGGGTGTGGCCTTGGGGAAAGGCGTGCTCGAAGTGACGGGCAGTGATGTAGCGGCTTTCTGTGACGATCTAATTAAAGATTCAAAAACTTACGCTGACATCTATCAAGAATCTTTAAAGACTACACGATGATTTCTTGAATTTAAAAACATGTAAATGATTGAATCGACTGCAAACTCAATCCAGTATACATCCAAAATCTACCGTTCCATTGAAACCCCGCAACAGAGGTAGGCCCTACGAAAACCGGAAAAAACCAGAATTGATTTCTATTCACGAGCCAAATGTACGTATTCCGAAATAAACAACCAGCAATTGCTCTAGGGTCGACAGCAAAGGACGTTACCGCAGGTTGATGAGGGATGAATCCCGGGGGAGGTGCGCTGGGTGCCATGGTTCCCGGGGGAGGTGCGCTCGGTCCCATGATTCCCGGCTGCCCTGGGAATCCTGGGAGACTGGGTGGAGGTGGCAAAAATGACATGATCTTATCA is from Candidatus Cohnella colombiensis and encodes:
- a CDS encoding type II toxin-antitoxin system HicA family toxin, which gives rise to MPSWSDLENFLRRDGWVMVRQTGRDKIYQKTLPNGEILRSAVSKGTGEIGKGLFTRILKQQLLVDREYFNSKK
- a CDS encoding DUF998 domain-containing protein yields the protein MDIAKITTKPKSILVINAARLSIASGVLFVILLGSLHLLEPEYDPTWSFISEYALGDFGWMMQLAFLLMATSLVSCVVSVFSQLRSILGYIGLAVLLISAVGLFISAMFNTDPITFSQDEYTFSGKMHVLGASLEYTPIAALLISIALARIEAWRIIRTRLMITSAIMLLLLIAFILFLPFDGKFGPGVYTGLVGRFMIVSYVPWLITIGYYILNKR
- a CDS encoding metalloregulator ArsR/SmtB family transcription factor; translation: MNTATMSALAEPNRVNIVELLRDAGALTLGEIAQRLGLRLPQSSKHLRVLTDAGLVNVKADANRRIFSLCPDPFVELDSWLESFIKIKEEQYDRFDELLKKVQEKE
- a CDS encoding SRPBCC family protein — protein: MPKTDIIAEKGKQEIIITRIFNAPRELVFRTYTDPVTVPEWWGPRQMTIVVDKMEVKKGGIWRYVHRTPDGQEYAHNGVYHEIGSPERIINTYEFEGFPGVVGLVTTTFEEQPGGKTKFTETTLYPSAEVAEAVLQSGMSDGAIELLDRLEELLAKLQA
- a CDS encoding SRPBCC family protein, whose translation is METNQPTKVTVQAVIQAPVEKVWRYWTEPDHITKWNQASEDWHAPRAENDLRVGGKFLTRMEAKDGSMGFDFGGVYDVVNRHEAIGYTIDDGRRVDIALVDQGNETKVIETFDAESSNPIGLQQAGWQAIMDNFKAYTEQN
- a CDS encoding Gfo/Idh/MocA family oxidoreductase; this translates as MTNVVSFSIIGGSGFRAQYFLRVAQALPDKFRVSGMVVRDAGKGQEMEQKWNIATYRSLEELLQKEKPDFVVISTNHSSIEYLLQLTELGIPALVETPPAPDLDGLLLLHERLTKIGAKVQVAEQYHLHPMNVARQNVIQSGRLGPITQATVSISQTYHGVSLIRKMLGIGFEDAVIRAMKFNSPIVAGPDRSGPPKEEAIIMSERELAWIDFGGKLGIYDFTVNQHRSWIRSSHLNVRGERGELFDHRLEVLSDFKTPLHLELKRINKGEEEYVGGYYLEGIIAGEQWVYRNPFIPARLYDDEIAVASCLMKMAEFVAGGPSFYSLPEASQDHYLGMMIAQAIKSGDTVRTVRQPWADHNN
- a CDS encoding glutaredoxin domain-containing protein: MDIIVYTTEHCVSCNAILKYLQAKELSYRQLDVGINKENFNEMLQLGGIATPFIIIGTQKLHTFDRNKIEEVLRNEHG
- a CDS encoding Crp/Fnr family transcriptional regulator, which codes for MSMDKLWYLSKISIFEALPPEDLEEIDRMAPMTHFNALPKGKMVQTPGEEREGLFFVKKGKLRLYKINPEGKQFTVGILGRGNMFGEIDSFSLGTQGIYIETMEETLICSVLKEHFEKFLSNRPLLAMRFLKELSNRLKDRDELLEKLALGDLREKLLYLVVKLSDEFGVEEGAYRKIDLPLTHQELANMIGATRESVTLVLHELSDEGFVQTSRMSIMVNVTKVDELVRSNEIK
- a CDS encoding DsrE family protein, which translates into the protein MSKVAIFLHATENEIGRAIHSLVYTQELHEAGHEVKLIFDGQGVQWINRLEDPSHMVNPLFNAVKKLGVIEACGHCASSFNETENINQANVSFSKEIDTEGHTNIATLVSGGWQIITL
- a CDS encoding NAD(P)/FAD-dependent oxidoreductase; amino-acid sequence: MNDYQASMHHKLIIIGAGASGLMAAITARDLGIDTAILEGNDRIGKKISMTGDGRCNITNESTMTGTDEEAVALSRMYHCSQAEFPLPVLQQFGIRQTIDFFNVLGLPLTRLKEGFMYPMSLQASSVLDIFELALEERNVPVYLNNKVLDVTVSLDHPRFKITCLTETEEQVVYTSEYLFLCTGGLTGQNAGTDGSGYALAQRMGHTLIKPVPAIVQLKVQYPHLKALSGIKLQGRAHILVNGEVVCSETGEIHFADYGLSGPPILQLGREAAIHLARGDSVTVSVDLMPGRTEEEVIEFLEMNWGTFGNRTVAESFIGFLHKKLIPVLLKEAKIDQEPNLLCRDLSWKTKGIFYKILKRWDFKVTDTHSFEKAQATAGGIATKELAPDTLESKLVPGLYLAGEVMDVDGDFGGYNLQWAWSSGYASAMALGKHIFR
- a CDS encoding NAD(P)/FAD-dependent oxidoreductase; its protein translation is MKLLEKGMDPPLMYESQSSKHHKLFIIGAGASGLMAAVTARNLGVDTAIIESNDRVGKKVLTTGNGRCNITNQSTAMGTDEAVALSTKYHSNQAGFPLPVLQQFGVRQTVDFFNTLGLPLIAIENGRMYPMSLQASSVLDIFRIALEDRNVPIYFKTKVLDVTVSREHPRFTILCQTETEEKVVYTSDYLFLCTGGLTAPKTGTDGSGYTLVQRLGHTLIDPVPGIVQLKLEYPYLKELSGVKFEGLGHIIVNGEVIRSEYGEILFTDYGASGPPILQLSRKAAYQLGRGEAVTLSLDLMPERTEEEVVDFLETHWGTFGHRTVAASLIGILNKKLIPVLLKEVGIDQEANLLCQDLSWKTKKIFYRLMKHWEFIVTDTNGFTNAQTTAGGIDTTELIEGTLESKLVPGLYLAGEVMDVDGDCGGYNLQWAWSSGFAAAMALADHLNGKD
- a CDS encoding PadR family transcriptional regulator, whose product is MLKGVLEGCVLEIISHEETYGYEITRRLNALGFTDVVEGTVYTILIRLEKNKYVEITKKPSDMGPPRKFFVLNDSGRKELRKFWEKWGFVSSKLNELKEWKQ
- a CDS encoding DUF1048 domain-containing protein, translating into MNFWEKITGSDLTKQLKTFESRAKKLPADYQAAWEKINANLWSHSDFTGRNLMPILDGVLGLLEETAADGQSVQEVLGDDIKGFCLALAGAEGAKSFRDKWREQLNNNIAKKLGK
- a CDS encoding DUF1048 domain-containing protein, which gives rise to MRINDIIKGKKEWRAHTARVKALPQDYQIVYKEIQKYLFKVGPVELTEGTGLLSGIIDLFEEGVALGKGVLEVTGSDVAAFCDDLIKDSKTYADIYQESLKTTR
- a CDS encoding collagen-like protein, with amino-acid sequence MSFLPPPPSLPGFPGQPGIMGPSAPPPGTMAPSAPPPGFIPHQPAVTSFAVDPRAIAGCLFRNTYIWLVNRNQFWFFPVFVGPTSVAGFQWNGRFWMYTGLSLQSIQSFTCF